Proteins from a genomic interval of Benincasa hispida cultivar B227 chromosome 7, ASM972705v1, whole genome shotgun sequence:
- the LOC120080925 gene encoding uncharacterized protein LOC120080925, translating to MLLQFSDPAKLKTKMCVFEDKFLARDSGTLEQLKEMTSRRRVIEESINETSSITDAIAREMSGGLSSHTQQVLHKLQKYLPLLENFVSQVDMIDYNLRIVQWTSDLKIRWSSALSSSSLFHLRGPKFFQIDNLRFEVGMTLSLYGAVLRQRASEVISEDQVQSATFFREAAGIYQYLAKEILPSIQHCLPSERPPEVIPSTSAAMSLICLAEAQAVTSMRAEEKGTIPSLLAKLHYGIVELLNESVNHLRIISGEWKDMSSNFLEFLSAFRALHELKSRKNLAKELMSGGQAGVAIGVLRYALTDVKKEMPRENSWKIVFGIEIDIVAEMLRKFERENEIVWHNKIPSRDELPTPKGTQIVKSIPYHPKKWERELAFKI from the exons ATGCTGCTGCAATTTTCAGACCCAGCCAAGCTTAAAACCAAGATG TGTGTGTTTGAGGATAAATTCCTTGCCCGCGATTCTGGTACACTTGAACAACTGAAGGAGATGACTTCTAGGCGTAGAGTTATTGAGGAGTCCATTAATGAAACGAGCTCTATCACAGATGCCATTGCAAGAGAAATGTCAGGCGGGTTGTCTTCTCACACTCAACAG GTCCTTCACAAACTACAGAAGTATCTGCCCTTGTTGGAAAATTTTGTTTCCCAAGTTGATATGATCGATTATAACCTCAGGATTGTTCAGTGGACTTCAGACCTAAAGATACGATGGTCAAGTGCACTGAGCTCATCTTCATTATTTCATCTTAGGGGTCCAAAATTTTTCCAAATAGATAACTTGAGGTTTGAGGTAGGGATGACTCTTTCTCTATATGGCGCTGTTCTTAGGCAGAGGGCATCGGAAGTTATATCAGAAG ATCAAGTGCAATCTGCGACCTTTTTCAGGGAAGCTGCTGGGATCTATCAATATCTAGCTAAGGAGATTCTTCCATCCATCCAACACTGCTTGCCTTCTGAAAGGCCTCCAGAAGTTATTCCATCTACTTCTGCTGCCATGAGTCTTATTTGTTTAGCTGAGGCTCAG GCTGTCACATCGATGAGAGCTGAAGAAAAGGGAACTATTCCTAGTCTTTTGGCAAAGCTACACTATGGTATTGTTGAATTACTCAATGAATCAGTGAATCATTTACGAATAATTTCTGGAGAATGGAAAGATATGTCCTCAAACTTTTTG GAATTTCTATCAGCTTTCAGAGCTCTACATGAGTTGAAGAGTCGGAAAAATCTTGCAAAAGAACTGATGTCTGGTGGCCAAGCTGGAGTTGCTATAGGAGTTCTTAGATATGCATTAACTGATGTCAAAAAGGAAATGCCAAGAGAAAATTCATGGAAAATTGTTTTCGGAATAGAAATAGATATTGTAGCCGAAATGCTCAGGAAGTTCGAACGCGAGAACGAAATCGTATGGCATAACAAAATTCCTTCAAGAGATGAGTTGCCAACGCCTAAGGGTACCCAAATCGTCAAATCCATACCTTATCATCCCAAAAAATGGGAGAGAGAGCTAGCATTTAAAATATGA
- the LOC120082155 gene encoding uncharacterized protein LOC120082155: protein MAAVQCTSFCKPFGTTRVFSPSSFALSISRTNYPTVKASSSLPNVSISRSNRVVPAVIAEENADGPTVSAIDAFNLTYLEGNSWLWEVGGLTILVDPILVGNLDFGIPWLYEASKKILKSFQLSELPEVDCLLITQSLDDHCHLKTLRPLSKKSPNIKVIATPNAKTLLDPLFSNVTYLEPGQSSVIEAKNSSQVLIRATAGPVLGPPWQRPENGYLVISPQGQLTLYYEPHCSYDKEFLGKERADIVITPVIKQLLPNFTLVSGQEDAVQLAKLLHAKFIVPMNNGDMDSKGLLASLIRGEGTIGSFKELLSKELPEAVVLEPTPGVPLNISPPSDQA from the exons ATGGCCGCTGTACAGTGCACAAGCTTCTGCAAACCATTTGGCACCACAAGGGTTTTCTCCCCTTCTTCATTTGCCCTTTCCATTTCTCGTACGAATTATCCCACTGTCAAAGCTTCCAGCTCATTGCCGAACGTATCGATTTCCAG GTCGAATAGGGTTGTTCCGGCTGTCATTGCCGAAGAGAATGCCGATGGGCCAACTGTTTCTGCCATTGATGCGTTTAATCTAACTTATCTGGAG GGAAATAGTTGGTTGTGGGAAGTAGGCGGATTGACCATCTTGGTAGATCCTATTTTGGTTGGTAATCTTGATTTTGGTATCCCATGGCTTTATGAGGCGTCCAAGAAGATATTGAAGAGTTTTCAG TTGAGTGAACTTCCTGAAGTTGACTGCTTACTCATTACACAAAGTCTTGATGATCACTGCCATTTGAAGACCCTGAGACCTCTCTCTAAGAAGTCCCCAAATATAAAGGTTATAGCAACTCCAAATGCAAAGACATTGTTGGATCCACTTTTCAGCAAT GTCACTTATCTAGAACCTGGTCAGAGTTCAGTTATTGAAGCAAAAAATAGTTCTCAAGTACTCATTAGAGCCACTGCCGGACCAGTTCTAGGTCCTCCGTGGCAGCGTCCTGAGAACGG GTATCTCGTTATTTCTCCCCAAGGCCAGCTGACTCTTTATTATGAACCTCATTGCTCTTACGACAAGGAATTTTTGGGGAAAGAAAGGGCTGATATTGTCATCACACCTGTGATAAAGCAGCTTCTGCCTAATTTTACTCTCGTTTCTGGACAAGAAGATGCAGTCCAACTTGCAAAGCTGCTGCATGCAAA GTTCATCGTGCCAATGAATAATGGAGATATGGATAGCAAAGGGCTtcttgcaagcttaatcagagGGGAAGGGACAATTGGATCTTTCAAG GAATTGTTGTCAAAGGAGCTTCCAGAGGCAGTTGTCTTGGAGCCTACTCCTGGCGTACCACTTAACATTTCCCCACCTTCAGATCAAGCGTGA